The Candidatus Thermoplasmatota archaeon region TAGAGTGCAGTATAACGATGCCCGAGGACCTTGCAAAGGCGGTATAAGGTATCATCCAGCAGAGACTATTGATACTGTAAAAGCGCTCGCCGCATGGATGACTTGGAAATGCGCCATCGTTGATATACCATACGGTGGCGGAAAAGGTGGTGTTATATGCAATCCCAAAGAAATGTCTCAGGGTGAGCTAGAAAGATTAAGCAGGGGCTATATCAGAGCTATTAGCTCATTTATAGGGCCTGAGAAAGACATTCCAGCGCCTGATGTTTATACAAATCCCCAGGTAATGGCTTGGATGATGGACGAATTCAGCAAGCTCAAAGGCTATAATGTACCAGGAATGATCACAGGCAAGCCAATACCGCTTGGCGGCTCAGCAGGAAGAGGTGATGCAACTGCACGCGGTGGAATGTATATTTTAAAAGAGGCTGCTAAGCATTTAGGTCTGGATTTGAAAAAAGCAACTGTAGCCATTCAAGGTTATGGTAACGCAGGCCAGTTCGCTGCTAAGCTTGTTACTGAGCTTTTCGGCTCTAAAATAGTTGCTATAAGCGATTCCAAAGGTGGCATTTACAGTGAGAAAGGTTTGGACTGGAGAGCAGTTCTTGAGCATAAGGAAAAGACAAAAAGCGTTATTGGCTTTAAAGAAACTAAGACAATATCTAATGAAGAGCTTCTTGAGCTGAAAGTAGACGTGCTTATCCCCGCAGCGCTTGAAAATGTTATTACAGAGAAGAATGCAGCACGAATAAAAGCAAAAATACTATTAGAGCTTGCAAACGGTCCTACAACTCCAGAAGCAGATAAAATTCTATACAAGAACAAAATATTCGTTGTCC contains the following coding sequences:
- a CDS encoding Glu/Leu/Phe/Val dehydrogenase; this encodes MAEEANPFEVAQKQLDICAKNLGLDPQVHAILREPMRIIQVSIPVRMDNGKVKVFQGFRVQYNDARGPCKGGIRYHPAETIDTVKALAAWMTWKCAIVDIPYGGGKGGVICNPKEMSQGELERLSRGYIRAISSFIGPEKDIPAPDVYTNPQVMAWMMDEFSKLKGYNVPGMITGKPIPLGGSAGRGDATARGGMYILKEAAKHLGLDLKKATVAIQGYGNAGQFAAKLVTELFGSKIVAISDSKGGIYSEKGLDWRAVLEHKEKTKSVIGFKETKTISNEELLELKVDVLIPAALENVITEKNAARIKAKILLELANGPTTPEADKILYKNKIFVVPDFLANAGGVTVSYFEWVQNTYGYYWEEQEVHDKLEKKMVKAFRDVLEMAEKHKVDNRTAAYMVSVNRVAEAMKLRGWV